In a genomic window of Curtobacterium sp. MCBD17_035:
- a CDS encoding TetR/AcrR family transcriptional regulator: MSSAPPPARRLRADAARNRARIIEVARASFTDTGQDASLEGIARAAGVGIGTLYRHFPTREDLVAAVYDTELTSVLATVEPLLARHTPDVALRTFMDRYAAFVVTKRGMAETLRAGAFRDAVGSARTRERVNAAIATILAAGAALGVLRPAVPADDVTAALVGVFLATAGVEDQEQVGRLLDLLVSGLRP; the protein is encoded by the coding sequence TTGTCGTCCGCTCCCCCGCCCGCGCGTCGTCTGCGCGCCGATGCCGCGCGCAACCGCGCCAGGATCATCGAGGTCGCACGCGCGTCCTTCACCGACACCGGCCAGGACGCGTCGCTCGAGGGGATCGCGCGCGCCGCCGGCGTCGGGATCGGCACGCTCTACCGCCACTTCCCGACCCGCGAGGACCTGGTCGCCGCGGTCTACGACACCGAGCTCACATCGGTCCTCGCCACCGTCGAGCCACTCCTCGCCCGCCACACGCCCGACGTCGCCCTGCGGACCTTCATGGACCGGTACGCCGCGTTCGTCGTCACGAAGCGCGGGATGGCCGAGACCCTCCGTGCCGGGGCCTTCCGCGATGCCGTCGGGAGCGCCCGGACCCGCGAGCGCGTCAACGCCGCGATCGCCACGATCCTCGCCGCGGGGGCGGCCCTCGGCGTCCTGCGCCCGGCGGTCCCCGCCGACGACGTCACCGCCGCGCTGGTCGGGGTGTTCCTCGCGACCGCGGGCGTGGAGGACCAGGAGCAGGTCGGGCGGTTGCTCGACCTGCTCGTGTCGGGCCTCCGGCCCTGA
- a CDS encoding aldo/keto reductase: protein MADHTTIPGGTATLAGRAIARIGYGAMALERFDDDREAGAAFLRHAVELGVDHIDTAEFYGDGVANDVIRRAIGSSDAVAVVSKVGAVRVDAPIPLVLAQRPEELRAQVEANLRTLGRDRLDVVNLRRPEIGPGLTVPDEDLVDLDDQLAEMTAMRDEGLIGGIGLSAVRIESLRRALPVGVVCVQNAYSLVAREFEAMLTLCVAEDIAWVPFFPLGSGFPGLPKVTDEPAVQRIAAELGASPAQVGLAWLLGHAPNTLLIPGTANADHLAENLAAGAVELTAEQTAALDALAPAAGAQR from the coding sequence ATGGCAGACCACACGACGATCCCCGGAGGGACGGCGACGCTCGCCGGGCGCGCGATCGCTCGCATCGGGTACGGCGCGATGGCGCTCGAACGGTTCGACGACGACCGGGAGGCCGGGGCAGCGTTCCTCCGTCACGCCGTCGAGCTCGGGGTGGACCACATCGACACTGCCGAGTTCTACGGCGACGGGGTCGCGAACGACGTCATCCGTCGGGCGATCGGTTCCTCGGACGCCGTGGCGGTCGTCAGCAAGGTGGGAGCGGTCCGCGTCGACGCGCCGATCCCGCTCGTGCTGGCGCAGCGACCGGAGGAACTCCGTGCGCAGGTCGAGGCGAACCTCCGCACGCTCGGACGCGATCGACTCGACGTCGTCAACCTCCGCCGCCCCGAGATCGGCCCCGGTCTCACCGTGCCGGACGAGGACCTCGTCGACCTCGACGACCAGCTGGCCGAGATGACCGCGATGCGCGACGAGGGGCTGATCGGCGGGATCGGGCTCAGCGCGGTGCGGATCGAGAGCCTCCGGCGGGCGCTCCCGGTCGGCGTGGTCTGCGTGCAGAACGCGTACTCCCTCGTCGCCCGCGAGTTCGAGGCGATGCTCACGCTCTGCGTCGCCGAGGACATCGCCTGGGTGCCGTTCTTCCCGCTCGGCAGCGGATTCCCCGGCCTGCCGAAGGTGACGGACGAACCCGCGGTGCAGCGGATCGCGGCCGAGCTGGGGGCCTCCCCGGCGCAGGTCGGCCTGGCCTGGCTGCTCGGGCACGCGCCGAACACGCTGCTGATCCCCGGAACGGCGAACGCCGACCACCTCGCGGAGAACCTGGCGGCGGGCGCGGTGGAGCTCACGGCCGAGCAGACCGCTGCCCTCGATGCGCTGGCGCCCGCGGCCGGCGCGCAGCGCTGA
- a CDS encoding SDR family oxidoreductase: MPIPTTPIGRVLVTGGASGLGAAVAAAVAEAGGTPIVLDLKTDAVPSEWDSVAVDVTDTAATEQAVRDAAERHGGLDAVVTAAGIDKPAPIGGISSGDWERIVGVNLLGTAATVRAALPALEASNGRVVIISSSLALKGVGDGTAYSASKFGVRGFSQALAAETRGVVGVTNIIPAGMRTAFFEGRTEQYKPGPDAKLIEPEYVANAIIFALSQPAGCEIRELAIMPAEEPSWP, from the coding sequence ATGCCCATCCCCACCACGCCCATCGGCCGCGTGCTCGTCACCGGCGGTGCGAGCGGCCTCGGTGCCGCCGTCGCCGCCGCCGTCGCCGAGGCGGGCGGCACCCCGATCGTGCTCGACCTGAAGACCGACGCGGTCCCGAGCGAGTGGGACAGCGTGGCCGTCGACGTCACCGACACCGCCGCCACCGAGCAGGCCGTGCGTGACGCCGCCGAGCGTCACGGTGGCCTCGACGCCGTCGTCACCGCCGCGGGCATCGACAAGCCGGCCCCGATCGGCGGCATCTCGTCCGGCGACTGGGAGCGCATCGTCGGCGTCAACCTGCTCGGCACCGCCGCGACCGTGCGCGCTGCCCTGCCCGCGCTCGAGGCCTCGAACGGCCGCGTCGTCATCATCTCGTCCTCGCTGGCGCTCAAGGGCGTCGGCGACGGCACCGCGTACTCCGCGTCGAAGTTCGGCGTCCGCGGGTTCTCCCAGGCGCTCGCGGCCGAGACCCGTGGCGTCGTCGGCGTGACGAACATCATCCCCGCGGGCATGCGCACCGCGTTCTTCGAGGGCCGCACCGAGCAGTACAAGCCGGGGCCGGACGCCAAGCTCATCGAGCCGGAGTACGTCGCGAACGCGATCATCTTCGCCCTGAGCCAGCCCGCCGGGTGCGAGATCCGCGAGCTCGCGATCATGCCGGCCGAGGAGCCCAGCTGGCCGTAG
- a CDS encoding aldehyde dehydrogenase family protein, protein MALDTAIAPSEPTVEDSLAPRVIEVTDPRDGSTASRVEVASPAEIEQAVVRARTAFATWSRTAPGQRGAVLKAAALHLQERAEELAALNTRETGKVPGDALGGVQAGIDTLIQYAELGPLHRGEVLRGSFGATDTAKPHPRGVVLALTPWNDPVAVACGILGAAIVSGDTVVHKGSERCPATAALLNEILAEALPEGVLVGITGDAATGEALLAEPGIDVYAHVGSTATGDVLAEMALRTRAHVIRENGGNDALVVDADVDPAWAAGQAALGAFANTGQICTSVERVYVLREVADAFVTALVAEAEAKTATDADGYGPLVDERMRNVVQSHVDDAVAKGARVLTGGSIPDGVGTFYPATVLVDCTPDMLVMHEETFGPIAPVQVVDDFDEALRLAADDRYGLAATVLTNDMEHALRAGDELPVGTVKVNAVFGGAPGGSAQPRGASGAGFGYGPHLLDEMTTTTVVHLESAPRRSDR, encoded by the coding sequence TTGGCCCTGGACACCGCGATCGCCCCCTCCGAGCCCACCGTCGAGGACAGCCTCGCGCCCCGCGTGATCGAGGTGACGGACCCGCGCGACGGCAGCACCGCCTCCCGGGTCGAGGTCGCGAGCCCGGCGGAGATCGAGCAGGCGGTCGTGCGGGCGCGGACGGCGTTCGCGACCTGGTCCCGCACGGCGCCGGGGCAGCGTGGTGCGGTCCTCAAGGCCGCAGCGCTGCACCTGCAGGAGCGTGCCGAGGAACTCGCGGCGCTCAACACCCGCGAGACCGGCAAGGTCCCCGGCGACGCCCTCGGCGGTGTGCAGGCCGGCATCGACACGCTGATCCAGTACGCGGAGCTCGGCCCGCTGCACCGCGGCGAGGTCCTGCGGGGCTCGTTCGGCGCGACGGACACCGCCAAGCCGCACCCCCGCGGCGTGGTCCTCGCGCTGACGCCCTGGAACGACCCGGTCGCCGTCGCGTGCGGGATCCTCGGTGCCGCGATCGTCTCCGGCGACACCGTCGTGCACAAGGGGAGCGAGCGCTGCCCGGCCACGGCGGCCCTCCTCAACGAGATCCTGGCCGAGGCGCTGCCCGAGGGCGTCCTCGTCGGCATCACGGGTGACGCCGCGACGGGCGAGGCGCTGCTCGCCGAGCCCGGCATCGACGTCTACGCGCACGTCGGCTCGACCGCGACGGGTGACGTCCTCGCCGAGATGGCCCTGCGCACCCGTGCCCACGTCATCCGCGAGAACGGCGGGAACGACGCGCTCGTGGTCGACGCCGACGTCGACCCGGCGTGGGCCGCCGGTCAGGCCGCGCTCGGCGCGTTCGCCAACACCGGCCAGATCTGCACGAGCGTCGAGCGCGTGTACGTCCTCCGCGAGGTCGCGGACGCGTTCGTCACCGCGCTCGTCGCCGAGGCCGAGGCGAAGACCGCCACCGACGCCGACGGCTACGGCCCCCTGGTCGACGAGCGGATGCGCAACGTGGTCCAGTCGCACGTCGACGACGCGGTCGCCAAGGGCGCCCGGGTCCTCACAGGCGGCAGCATCCCCGACGGCGTCGGCACGTTCTACCCCGCGACGGTGCTCGTCGACTGCACGCCCGACATGCTCGTCATGCACGAGGAGACCTTCGGCCCGATCGCGCCCGTGCAGGTCGTCGACGACTTCGACGAGGCACTGCGCCTCGCCGCCGACGACCGCTACGGCCTCGCCGCGACGGTCCTGACGAACGACATGGAGCACGCGCTCCGCGCCGGCGACGAGCTCCCGGTCGGCACCGTCAAGGTGAACGCCGTGTTCGGAGGCGCTCCGGGCGGCAGCGCCCAGCCGCGTGGTGCGTCGGGTGCCGGCTTCGGGTACGGCCCGCACCTGCTCGACGAGATGACGACGACCACGGTCGTGCACCTCGAATCGGCGCCGCGCCGGAGCGACCGGTGA
- a CDS encoding glycosyltransferase family 2 protein: MTAARWSGEWGRASRPAPEPVVDVLVPTAGRVTELATTLAGLAGQDEPTFRLVLSDQSVDGAPLADPSVQAMLRVLEAQGRQPLVLRHPERHGLAEHRQFLLEHATAPYVLFLDDDVWLERDSIARMLDAIRQLGCGFVGSAVQGLSYLDDRRPHQQTTFERWDGPVVPEVIRRGTPGHDRWQLHNAANLAHIAADLDVPHGGWVPYRVAWVGACVLYDRAVLLDAGGFDFWRELPTGHAGEDVVAQWRVMERAGGVGIVPSGAVHLESPTTVTDRSVDAPDVLLPPIDAEQALGVGRREP; the protein is encoded by the coding sequence GTGACGGCCGCACGCTGGTCGGGCGAGTGGGGACGGGCCTCCCGGCCGGCACCGGAGCCCGTGGTCGACGTGCTCGTGCCGACCGCCGGACGGGTCACCGAGCTCGCCACGACGCTCGCCGGGCTCGCCGGGCAGGACGAGCCGACGTTCCGGCTCGTCCTCAGCGACCAGTCGGTCGACGGTGCGCCGCTCGCCGACCCGAGCGTGCAGGCGATGCTCCGCGTCCTGGAGGCCCAGGGCCGCCAGCCGCTCGTCCTGCGGCACCCCGAGCGGCACGGGCTCGCCGAGCACCGGCAGTTCCTGCTCGAGCACGCGACCGCGCCGTACGTGCTGTTCCTCGACGACGACGTGTGGCTCGAGCGCGACTCGATCGCCCGCATGCTCGACGCGATCCGGCAGCTCGGCTGCGGGTTCGTCGGGTCCGCGGTGCAGGGGCTGTCGTACCTCGACGACCGGCGACCGCACCAGCAGACGACGTTCGAGCGGTGGGACGGGCCGGTCGTGCCGGAGGTCATCCGGCGCGGCACGCCCGGCCACGACCGCTGGCAGCTCCACAACGCCGCGAACCTCGCCCACATCGCCGCGGACCTCGACGTCCCGCACGGCGGGTGGGTGCCCTACCGGGTCGCGTGGGTCGGCGCGTGCGTGCTGTACGACCGCGCGGTGCTCCTCGACGCGGGCGGCTTCGACTTCTGGCGGGAACTCCCGACGGGCCACGCGGGCGAGGACGTCGTCGCGCAGTGGCGCGTGATGGAGCGCGCGGGCGGCGTCGGCATCGTGCCGTCGGGCGCCGTGCACCTCGAGTCCCCGACGACCGTGACGGACCGGTCGGTCGACGCGCCGGACGTCCTCCTCCCCCCGATCGACGCCGAGCAGGCGCTCGGTGTCGGACGACGGGAGCCCTGA
- the rfaE2 gene encoding D-glycero-beta-D-manno-heptose 1-phosphate adenylyltransferase, whose translation MSGDLRVVREVVDRTRDRRPLVVVVGDVILDRWSVGEAERVSREAPAPVVRVTEVIDVPGGAANTAVNARALGAEVRMVGLIGDDEAGRILRARLAADGVDVSGLVPVSHGVTTSKARVVGGDRILVRVDEIADPPTEQDTIALARAVTAGIRGADAVVVCDYGLGTTPEAVVPAVLRDRPAAVAVDAHDLGRWHDLHPDLVTPNCGEAEQLLGRSLGQGSARPAVVEGLRDAVLTASGARNAIVTLDKDGTVLLPGDTAADTTPVRTRATPASEQQASGAGDTFCAAVSVALATGTPLADAARFAQAAADVVVREAGTSICTAEALVASVSAPADTIVDHDDLADAVAAARAAGRRVVFTNGCFDVVHRGHTSYLRQARELGDLLVVAVNDDDSVRRLKGPERPINTAEDRAGVLAALASVDLVTVFPTDTPVPLIERLQPDVYVKGGDYSPEMLTETEVVRAYGGEVVMVDYVAEHSTTDVVRRIRESARAAAERAAAETVTDADDAPTATEATP comes from the coding sequence GTGAGTGGGGACCTCCGCGTCGTCCGGGAGGTCGTGGACCGCACCCGGGACCGGCGACCGCTCGTCGTCGTGGTCGGGGACGTCATCCTCGACCGCTGGAGCGTCGGTGAGGCCGAGCGGGTGAGCCGGGAGGCCCCGGCCCCCGTCGTGCGCGTCACCGAGGTCATCGACGTGCCCGGTGGTGCCGCGAACACCGCCGTGAACGCGCGGGCGCTCGGCGCGGAGGTCCGCATGGTCGGCCTGATCGGTGACGACGAGGCCGGGAGGATCCTCCGCGCCCGGCTGGCGGCCGACGGTGTCGACGTGTCCGGTCTGGTGCCCGTCTCGCACGGCGTCACGACCTCGAAGGCCCGGGTCGTCGGCGGGGACCGGATCCTCGTCCGCGTCGACGAGATCGCCGATCCCCCGACCGAGCAGGACACGATCGCCCTCGCCCGGGCCGTGACCGCCGGCATCCGCGGTGCCGACGCGGTCGTGGTGTGCGACTACGGGCTCGGAACGACCCCGGAGGCCGTGGTCCCCGCGGTGCTGCGCGACCGTCCGGCCGCCGTGGCCGTCGACGCGCACGACCTCGGCCGCTGGCACGACCTGCACCCCGACCTCGTGACGCCGAACTGTGGCGAGGCCGAGCAGCTCCTCGGCCGTTCCCTCGGGCAGGGGTCCGCACGCCCCGCGGTCGTCGAGGGCCTCCGCGACGCCGTCCTCACCGCGAGCGGTGCTCGGAACGCCATCGTCACGCTCGACAAGGACGGCACCGTGCTGCTGCCCGGCGACACCGCCGCTGACACCACCCCGGTCCGCACCCGCGCGACGCCGGCGTCCGAGCAGCAGGCGTCCGGCGCCGGCGACACGTTCTGTGCCGCCGTGTCCGTCGCGCTCGCCACGGGGACGCCCCTCGCCGACGCCGCCCGGTTCGCCCAGGCCGCCGCCGACGTCGTCGTCCGCGAGGCCGGCACCTCGATCTGCACCGCCGAGGCCCTGGTCGCCTCGGTCTCCGCCCCGGCCGACACGATCGTCGACCACGACGACCTGGCCGACGCCGTCGCCGCCGCCCGGGCCGCGGGCCGCCGCGTCGTGTTCACGAACGGCTGCTTCGACGTCGTGCACCGCGGTCACACCTCGTACCTGCGACAGGCCCGCGAGCTCGGCGACCTGCTCGTCGTCGCGGTGAACGACGACGACTCGGTCCGCCGGCTCAAGGGGCCGGAGCGGCCGATCAACACGGCGGAGGACCGTGCGGGCGTCCTCGCGGCCCTCGCGTCGGTCGACCTGGTCACCGTGTTCCCGACCGACACCCCCGTGCCGCTCATCGAGCGCTTGCAGCCCGACGTCTACGTCAAGGGCGGCGACTACTCGCCCGAGATGCTCACCGAGACCGAGGTCGTCCGTGCCTACGGTGGTGAGGTCGTCATGGTCGACTACGTCGCCGAGCACTCGACGACCGACGTCGTCCGCCGCATCCGCGAGTCCGCGCGAGCGGCCGCCGAGCGCGCCGCGGCCGAGACGGTCACCGACGCGGACGACGCCCCCACGGCGACGGAGGCGACCCCGTGA
- a CDS encoding phosphotransferase family protein gives MSTDPWAPHHLEPAVAAALDRKRAHRGTTTYVLSQLDDLAARLDAFLVRRVDGTFSVRDLERLPGGASKEQFVFTLDRVVDGEPRSDRLVLRMDPLGSPVESSRRREADVLRMVHGVLPVPELHWATDDADELGAPSLISEFVSGVTGPADAPTTASGLGVTYGPRLRPVLAEQFVEHLAALHTVDWSAHELEAFERPRPGTTDALDWRLAAIDRAWDDDAFAPHPTVALVRDWLWRNRPTVDTVSVVHGDYRNGNFLFDEKSGRVTAVLDWELTYLGDRHHDLAYIMMEGWGERDEATGTFWCSALVTEDDLIAQYEARSGLSVDRERLRYYLVLNMYWAIVALTAALPRNAAEELTHLAVMGNFLTGLGTYYIDRVNEIVATEPIGAPA, from the coding sequence ATGAGCACCGATCCCTGGGCACCACACCACCTGGAACCCGCCGTCGCGGCGGCCCTCGACCGCAAGCGCGCACACCGTGGCACCACGACGTACGTCCTGAGCCAGCTCGACGACCTCGCCGCACGGCTCGACGCGTTCCTCGTGCGCCGCGTCGACGGGACGTTCTCGGTGCGGGACCTCGAACGGCTGCCGGGTGGCGCCTCGAAGGAGCAGTTCGTGTTCACGCTCGACCGCGTCGTCGACGGCGAGCCCCGCTCCGACCGCCTCGTGCTCCGGATGGACCCCCTCGGATCGCCGGTCGAGAGTTCGCGTCGACGGGAGGCCGACGTCCTGCGGATGGTGCACGGTGTCCTGCCCGTCCCCGAGCTGCACTGGGCCACCGACGACGCCGATGAGCTCGGCGCCCCGTCGCTCATCTCGGAGTTCGTGTCCGGCGTCACCGGCCCCGCCGATGCTCCGACCACCGCGTCCGGGCTCGGCGTCACGTACGGGCCGCGGCTCCGCCCGGTGCTCGCCGAGCAGTTCGTCGAGCACCTCGCCGCGCTCCACACCGTGGACTGGAGCGCGCACGAGCTCGAGGCGTTCGAACGCCCGCGTCCGGGGACCACCGACGCGCTCGACTGGCGGCTCGCGGCGATCGACCGGGCGTGGGACGACGACGCCTTCGCGCCGCACCCCACCGTGGCACTCGTCCGCGACTGGCTGTGGCGGAACCGACCGACGGTCGACACGGTCTCGGTCGTGCACGGGGACTACCGCAACGGCAACTTCCTGTTCGACGAGAAGAGCGGGCGTGTCACGGCCGTCCTGGACTGGGAGCTGACGTACCTCGGCGACCGGCACCACGACCTCGCCTACATCATGATGGAGGGCTGGGGCGAGCGGGACGAGGCCACCGGCACGTTCTGGTGCTCGGCTCTCGTCACCGAGGACGACCTCATCGCGCAGTACGAGGCACGGTCGGGCCTCAGCGTCGACCGCGAACGACTCCGCTACTACCTCGTGCTCAACATGTACTGGGCCATCGTCGCGCTCACGGCGGCGCTCCCCCGCAACGCCGCCGAGGAGCTCACACACCTCGCCGTCATGGGCAACTTCCTGACCGGCCTCGGCACCTACTACATCGACCGCGTCAACGAGATCGTCGCGACCGAACCGATCGGAGCACCCGCGTGA
- a CDS encoding antibiotic biosynthesis monooxygenase, which produces MTPAEPGDAVTPQATIGLPVTVSITRLVEPDRIPEVTRWVQSGVNLANRYPGFLGSGWVRSHATSREWHMLYRFADPTTLATWENSDDRLRWLDEGRDLVVESRVEKRTGIEGWFDVPRDAPSDSAPPRWKQAVSIWLGFFPVNLVFTLLVTTFVPFWSTFPTVPKVLLTTLVLTPVMTFWVLPFVTRLIRPWLLAPRR; this is translated from the coding sequence ATGACTCCAGCCGAGCCTGGGGACGCCGTCACGCCACAAGCGACCATCGGCCTCCCCGTCACCGTGTCCATCACCCGCCTCGTCGAGCCCGACCGGATCCCGGAGGTCACCCGCTGGGTGCAGTCGGGCGTCAACCTCGCCAATCGCTACCCGGGGTTCCTCGGGTCCGGATGGGTCCGCTCGCATGCGACCTCGCGCGAGTGGCACATGCTCTACCGGTTCGCCGACCCGACGACGCTGGCGACGTGGGAGAACTCGGACGACCGCCTCCGGTGGCTCGACGAGGGCCGAGACCTCGTCGTGGAGTCCCGGGTGGAGAAGCGCACGGGGATCGAGGGGTGGTTCGACGTGCCGCGCGATGCGCCGTCCGACAGCGCACCCCCGCGATGGAAGCAGGCGGTGTCGATCTGGCTCGGGTTCTTCCCGGTGAACCTCGTGTTCACGCTCCTCGTGACCACGTTCGTGCCGTTCTGGTCGACGTTCCCGACCGTGCCGAAGGTCCTGCTGACGACGCTCGTCCTCACGCCGGTCATGACGTTCTGGGTGCTGCCGTTCGTGACGCGGCTCATCCGCCCCTGGTTGCTCGCGCCGCGCCGCTGA
- a CDS encoding glycosyltransferase family 9 protein — protein MFPIGQAQPAFEDVREIAVLRGGGLGDLLFAMPAIDALAAAYPEARITLLGTPMAAALLADRPSSIDAVEVLPVAPGVREVAGQESDPAEVDAFTARLHGRFDLAVQVHGGGRNSNPFLLRLGARHTVGTATEDAEVLERWVRYVYYQHEVLRALEVAGLAGAAPVVLDPVVHVSDDERAAAVARIEDAIGAPLAGRRVVAVHPGATDPRRRWPAERFAAVAAARMAQGDVVIVVGDESDREAAITIARSATDIAGPDSPGQIVDLAGVLGLGELPGTLAIADVMVADDSGPRHLAVAVGTRTVGIFWFGNVVNAAPFDRGRHRVEMSFTTHCPVCGVDVTQVGWTAERCEHDPSFVAEVGVEVVLADVADLLTTAPAAEPVVSGAARATRGG, from the coding sequence GTGTTCCCGATCGGTCAAGCACAGCCCGCGTTCGAGGACGTCCGCGAGATCGCGGTCCTGCGCGGCGGCGGACTCGGGGACCTGCTGTTCGCCATGCCGGCGATCGACGCGCTCGCCGCCGCGTACCCGGAGGCCCGCATCACCCTCCTCGGCACGCCCATGGCCGCCGCGCTGCTCGCCGACCGGCCCTCGTCGATCGACGCCGTCGAGGTGCTCCCCGTGGCGCCGGGTGTCCGCGAGGTCGCCGGGCAGGAGTCCGACCCCGCCGAGGTCGACGCGTTCACCGCCCGACTGCACGGGCGCTTCGACCTCGCCGTCCAGGTGCACGGCGGCGGCCGGAACTCCAATCCGTTCCTGCTCCGCCTCGGCGCACGACACACCGTCGGCACCGCGACCGAGGACGCCGAGGTCCTCGAGCGCTGGGTCCGCTACGTCTACTACCAGCACGAGGTGCTCCGGGCGCTCGAGGTCGCCGGGCTCGCCGGTGCCGCACCCGTCGTGCTCGATCCCGTCGTCCACGTGTCCGACGACGAGCGCGCGGCCGCCGTCGCCCGGATCGAGGACGCGATCGGCGCACCGCTCGCCGGGCGCCGGGTCGTCGCGGTCCACCCCGGCGCGACGGACCCCCGGCGCCGTTGGCCCGCGGAACGCTTCGCCGCGGTGGCGGCCGCCCGCATGGCCCAGGGCGACGTCGTCATCGTCGTCGGCGACGAGTCGGACCGGGAGGCGGCGATCACCATCGCGCGCTCGGCCACCGACATCGCGGGTCCGGACAGCCCCGGGCAGATCGTCGACCTCGCGGGGGTGCTCGGCCTCGGGGAGCTCCCGGGGACGCTCGCGATCGCGGACGTCATGGTCGCCGACGACTCGGGGCCGCGGCACCTCGCGGTCGCGGTCGGCACCCGCACGGTCGGGATCTTCTGGTTCGGCAACGTCGTCAACGCGGCGCCGTTCGACCGGGGGCGCCACCGGGTCGAGATGAGCTTCACGACGCACTGCCCCGTGTGCGGCGTCGACGTCACCCAGGTCGGCTGGACCGCGGAGCGCTGCGAGCACGACCCGTCGTTCGTGGCCGAGGTCGGGGTCGAGGTGGTGCTCGCCGACGTCGCGGACCTGCTGACGACCGCCCCGGCCGCCGAGCCCGTGGTCAGCGGCGCGGCGCGAGCAACCAGGGGCGGATGA
- a CDS encoding DUF2795 domain-containing protein produces the protein MATPNPIQIQKFLSGIDYPASKDTIVSTAEKEGADDDVLNALKQIPDQEYDAPTAVSSAVSDVD, from the coding sequence ATGGCAACGCCGAACCCGATCCAGATCCAGAAGTTCCTGAGCGGGATCGACTACCCCGCCTCGAAGGACACCATCGTCTCGACGGCCGAGAAGGAGGGCGCCGACGACGACGTGCTCAACGCGCTCAAGCAGATCCCGGACCAGGAGTACGACGCGCCGACCGCCGTGTCGAGCGCGGTGTCGGACGTCGACTGA
- a CDS encoding cation:proton antiporter — protein MSADDAFTLAVGLAGLAAVAAVVSSRLSTLIRVPSPALFLIAAVAASSFFPVLETVPRVLDEHVVSVALVFILFDGGMHIGWSRFRNSLGPITWLGVAGTAVTAAGVALAGHLLLELPWQQSLLLGAALAPTDPAVVFSVLGKREISGRSGTILEGESGANDPVGIALMVSLLAATGAGLDAVTQGLLTFVLQLLIGTAVGVLGGLTLRWALQRLALPNEALHSIWTLAFAVVLYAVGTLLHGSGFLAVFLAGILIGDVRAPFKREIDRFSSGFSNLAEIVVFTLLGLSTDVTAVVRPDVLLPGLLIAALLILVVRPLFVGALSIPLRLRWGERAFVLWAGLKGAVPILLGLSILASGVAHADRLFGIIFVVVVCSVVLQGGLVPFFARRFHIPMRVREPEPFAVGMRLTAEPEGLHRHVVQHGSEADGRRVDELLDGEDGWISVVRRQGRLIRLRRDTVLHEGDEVLALADDEGGLDRLFDAP, from the coding sequence GTGAGCGCGGACGACGCGTTCACCCTGGCGGTCGGGCTCGCCGGACTCGCCGCGGTCGCGGCCGTCGTCTCGAGTCGCCTCAGCACCCTCATCCGCGTCCCGTCGCCCGCGCTGTTCCTCATCGCCGCGGTCGCGGCGTCGTCCTTCTTCCCCGTGCTCGAGACCGTTCCGCGCGTGCTCGACGAACACGTCGTCAGCGTCGCGCTGGTCTTCATCCTCTTCGACGGCGGCATGCACATCGGCTGGTCCCGGTTCCGGAACTCGCTCGGCCCCATCACCTGGCTCGGGGTCGCGGGGACCGCCGTGACCGCGGCGGGGGTCGCGCTCGCTGGACACCTCCTGCTCGAGCTCCCGTGGCAGCAGTCGTTGCTGCTCGGGGCCGCACTCGCCCCCACCGATCCCGCGGTCGTGTTCTCCGTGCTCGGCAAGCGCGAGATCTCGGGCCGCTCCGGCACGATCCTCGAGGGTGAGTCCGGCGCGAACGACCCGGTCGGCATCGCGTTGATGGTCAGCCTGCTCGCCGCGACCGGTGCCGGCCTCGACGCGGTGACCCAGGGCCTCCTGACGTTCGTGCTGCAACTCCTGATCGGCACGGCCGTGGGCGTCCTCGGCGGCCTGACGCTCCGGTGGGCCCTGCAGCGCCTCGCGTTGCCGAACGAGGCGCTGCACTCGATCTGGACACTCGCATTCGCGGTCGTGCTCTACGCGGTGGGCACGCTCCTGCACGGGTCCGGGTTCCTCGCCGTGTTCCTCGCCGGCATCCTGATCGGCGACGTCCGCGCGCCGTTCAAGCGCGAGATCGACCGGTTCAGCTCGGGGTTCTCGAACCTGGCGGAGATCGTCGTGTTCACCCTGCTCGGCCTGAGCACCGACGTGACCGCGGTCGTCCGACCCGATGTCCTCCTGCCGGGGCTCCTCATCGCGGCCCTGTTGATCCTCGTCGTCCGGCCGCTGTTCGTCGGTGCGCTGAGCATCCCCCTGCGCCTGCGGTGGGGTGAGCGCGCATTCGTGCTGTGGGCGGGACTCAAGGGGGCCGTGCCGATCCTGCTCGGACTCTCGATCCTCGCCTCGGGCGTGGCACACGCGGACCGGCTGTTCGGCATCATCTTCGTCGTGGTGGTGTGCTCGGTGGTGCTGCAGGGCGGTCTCGTCCCGTTCTTCGCCCGGCGGTTCCACATCCCGATGCGGGTGCGCGAGCCGGAGCCCTTCGCGGTCGGCATGCGTCTGACGGCGGAACCGGAGGGACTGCACCGCCATGTCGTCCAGCACGGGTCCGAGGCGGACGGTCGCCGCGTCGACGAGCTCCTCGACGGCGAGGACGGCTGGATCAGCGTCGTGCGTCGGCAGGGTCGGCTCATCCGGCTGCGGCGGGACACCGTCCTGCACGAGGGTGACGAGGTCCTCGCCCTCGCGGACGACGAGGGCGGTCTGGATCGGCTGTTCGACGCGCCCTGA